Proteins encoded together in one Aminipila butyrica window:
- the whiA gene encoding DNA-binding protein WhiA, giving the protein MSFSVDTKNELARLEPEKKCCMLAEIAGFIRMCGSIRLAGGGKFHVILTTENPAVARHFKKIIKDYFDVDANLEISQGTALKKGYAYLLNIGPEERSEQILRETGILMVREGMNVISDGIYEGLIKTKCCRKSYLRGIFLGAGTISDPEKGYHMEFVCSTQTLAGDVKKLINSFVDLHAKQVQRKKNYVVYVKESEQIADILNILKAHGQLLKLEDIRILKEMRNKTNRINNCDNANLDKTLNASEKQVEAIRLIEKKKGLGFLNDKLREVAQLRLEHPESTLQELAEMMDPPLKKSGINHRLKKIEEMAGKLG; this is encoded by the coding sequence AGCTGGCTCGATTGGAGCCAGAGAAGAAATGCTGTATGCTTGCGGAAATAGCAGGCTTTATTCGCATGTGCGGAAGCATCCGTCTGGCTGGAGGTGGAAAGTTTCATGTAATTCTCACCACCGAAAATCCGGCGGTTGCCCGGCATTTTAAAAAAATTATCAAAGATTACTTCGATGTGGACGCCAACCTGGAAATCAGCCAAGGTACAGCGTTGAAAAAGGGCTATGCCTATCTGCTGAACATCGGACCGGAGGAACGAAGCGAGCAGATCCTGCGGGAAACCGGCATCCTCATGGTCAGAGAAGGGATGAATGTCATCAGCGACGGCATCTATGAAGGGCTGATTAAAACGAAGTGCTGCCGAAAATCTTATTTGCGGGGAATCTTTTTAGGGGCTGGAACCATCAGCGACCCGGAAAAGGGGTACCACATGGAATTTGTGTGCAGTACGCAAACCCTAGCCGGAGATGTGAAAAAGCTTATTAACAGCTTTGTAGACCTTCACGCCAAGCAGGTTCAGCGAAAGAAGAATTACGTGGTGTACGTGAAGGAGTCAGAGCAGATTGCCGATATTTTAAATATTCTCAAAGCCCATGGCCAGTTATTAAAGCTGGAGGATATCCGCATACTAAAAGAGATGCGCAACAAGACCAATCGAATCAATAACTGTGACAATGCTAACTTGGATAAGACGCTGAATGCTTCGGAGAAGCAGGTGGAGGCTATCCGCCTTATTGAGAAGAAAAAGGGGCTGGGTTTTTTAAATGACAAACTGCGGGAGGTAGCTCAGCTTCGGTTGGAACACCCGGAGTCTACCCTACAGGAGTTGGCCGAAATGATGGATCCGCCTTTAAAGAAGTCTGGTATCAATCATCGTTTAAAAAAGATTGAAGAAATGGCCGGCAAATTGGGGTGA